The proteins below come from a single Plasmodium sp. gorilla clade G2 genome assembly, chromosome: 13 genomic window:
- a CDS encoding phosphodiesterase gamma, putative has product MLHSNNSSLYKKRDMVKNVFSLFSFTSNVDDKAIKLWPLKFSEKEEESLYIIKICHNIYKKRFFLLISHLISLIFMYSICLIVAKINELFSKLKLTFIFLHIFVVINILFILMLHYTHYVEKLRMWRGKLFVLHSICIFLLWCSWLFILFNDVKDYLPIVVNVNKFLYATYTHNKINIIFCFFAYVPIFYLITIIPCRICYSFTFDLLFFILRIAIFSVYYLITVKNYILIDNIFMIASSIVGSIFIFVIRYIIEIQRRLAFHSWNKQIKQINTLKSNLKEQKEKLSLTNIEEIFNLINDCIGNYYNTNEHLEEKNISVVNNLKKILTILKEDNLFSPDSKFINRKKYNHIYAYIMDVKRNKNLSENEEASKDVTEEFKEESETESLMESISEARSKTKMDEKSKMYSKNDEFKVENEMDMSLKCDNINLDIWNTSFLNNEILNEDIFIHIGHKLLKMYYTKNHNIPNETLYSLLYEMKNGYNNVPYHNSIHAAMVTQHCNILVSNLNTANILRDNELGAFFIASLGHDIGHFGRTNIFLKNCCNFLSIIYNDKSILENYHCSYLFNILLKDENNIFKNEDPKCLLTLRQQIIELILATDMSKHIKILAQFRIKSIKIKSYIEKNIILCLKMIIKAADLSHNCVDWSEHYQWVKRLVNEFYYEGDELFQMGYQINPLFDRNCHNNFIQIQRTFLKELVYPLIISLKTLDNTSITQDMINNVKRNYSKWTKIEKCEIKKKKYLNELLCNIPDNWARLYYPNLNIYKTQKKNNK; this is encoded by the exons atgttacatagtaataatagtagtctttataaaaaaagggATATGGTTAAAAATgtcttttctcttttttccTTTACAAGTAATGTAGACGATAAAGCTATTAAATTATGGCCCTTAAAATTTAGTGAGAAGGAAGAAgaatctttatatattataaaaatttgtcataatatttacaaaaaaagatTTTTTCTCCTCATATCACATCTGATCTctcttatatttatgtattccATATGTTTGATAGTAGCAAAAATTAATg AGCTATTTTCCAAGTTAAAATTGacgtttatatttttacacatttttgttgtaattaatatattatttattttaatgcTGCACTATACACATTATGTAGAAAAACTCCGAATGTGGAGAGGGAAATTATTTGTATTGCATAGTATATGT ataTTTCTTTTGTGGTGTTCATGGTTATTTATCCTATTTAATGACGTGAAAGATTATTTACCTATTGTTGtgaatgtaaataaatttttatatgcaaCTTATActcataataaaattaatatcatcttttgtttttttgcATACGTaccaattttttatttaattacaATAATACCATGcag AATATGCTATTCTTTTACTTTTGATCTTTTGTTCTTCATATTAAGGATCGCCATATTTTCCGTTTATTATCTCATAAcagtaaaaaattatatcttAATAGACAa catTTTTATGATAGCGTCATCAATTGTAGgaagtatatttattttcgtTATACGATATATCATAGAAATTCAGAGAAGATTAGCTTTTCACAGTTggaataaacaaataaagcAAATTAATACGTTAAAAAGTAATTTGAAAGAACAGAAAGAAAAATTGTCACTCACTAATATTGAAGAAATTTTCAATCTTATTAATGAT TGCATAGGTAATTACTATAACACAAATGAACAccttgaagaaaaaaatatatctgttgtaaataatttgaaaaaaattctaACCATATTAAAAGAAGACAATTTATTTTCACCGGATAGcaaatttataaatagaaAA aagtacaatcatatatatgcatatattatGGATGTGAAGAGGAATAAAAACCTGtcagaaaatgaagaagcaTCCAAAGATGTAACAGAAGAGTTTAAAGAAGAATCTGAAACAGAATCGTTGATGGAATCTATATCAGAGGCAAGATCAAAAACTAAAATGGATGAAAAATCAAAAATGTATtctaaaaatgatgaatttAAAGTTGAAAATGAAATGGACATGAGTTTG AAATGTGACAATATAAATTTGGATATTTGGAATACGTCCTTTttgaataatgaaatattaaatgaagatatttttattcatataggacataaattattaaaaatgtattatacaaaaaatcataatattCCAAATGAAAccttatattcattattatatgaaatgaaaaatgGTTATAACAATGTGCCATATCATAATTCGATCCACGCAGCTATG GTTACCCAACATTGTAACATTTTAGTAAGTAATTTAAACACAGCCAATATTCTTAGAGATAACGAATTAGGTGCATTTTTTATTGCCTCTTTAGGTCATGATATAGGACATTTTGGTAGaactaatatatttttaaaaaattgttGCAACTTTTTaagcataatatataatgataagtCTATATTAGAGAATTATCATTgctcttatttatttaatattttattaaaagatgaaaataatatttttaaaaatgaagatcCGAAATGTTTACTAACACTTAGACAACAAATTATAGAATTAATACTAGCAACAGATATGAGCaaacacataaaaatattagcTCAATTTCGTATAAAatctattaaaataaaatcatatattgaaaaaaatattatcttatgtttaaaaatgataataaaagcAGCTGACTTATCACATAATTGTGTTGATTGGAGTGAACATTATCAATGGGTAAAAAGATTAGTAAATGAATTTTATTATGAAGGTGATGAATTATTTCAAATGGGTTATCAAATAAATCCATTATTTGATAGAAATtgtcataataattttatacaaATACAAAGAACATTCTTAAAAGAATTAGTCTATCCTCTTATCATATCACTTAAAACTCTAGATAATACATCTATTACACAagatatgataaataatgtTAAAAGGAATTATTCCAAATGGacaaaaattgaaaaatgtgaaatcaaaaaaaaaaaatatttaaatgaacttttatgtaatataccAGATAATTGGGCTCGTCTATATTATCCCAACTTGAATATTTAcaaaacacaaaaaaaaaataataaataa